The proteins below come from a single Eucalyptus grandis isolate ANBG69807.140 chromosome 3, ASM1654582v1, whole genome shotgun sequence genomic window:
- the LOC120291774 gene encoding putative adenylate cyclase regulatory protein has product MEKLEEIHGNNCVDLKMIPSDIGRLPLLKILALTATFVENVPELPQSLISLCLSSRAVGKVPEIYNRVNLPSLRNLELCFGKDNDETFVYYESKRQPHAFSSLRMKLLNITSVTSFGAWFHCARELELIQCETLCQIQHLPSSLRKLKIRDCSLLEVVDLSNLENLLELSLLNNQNCHIQGLEGLASLQCLKVYNCRSSKFNGLERLKNLRLLLLKMCPSLQTLSNLSNLKNLKEFKLWDCPKLVDIEVVDLSNLENLLELSLINNEICDIQGLKGLALLQCLRVDNCKSSKFSGLERLKNLELLQLRMCWFLHTLPNLSNLENLEDFELWYCPELIQIEGLDRLESLERLDIQCCSSLRSLHDVSHLRKQKKLRQIQQLPSGLRELKISECHLLEVVDLSNLENLLELSLINNEICDIQGLEGLALLQCLRVDNCKSSKFSGLERLKNLELLQLRMCWFLQTLPNFSNLENLEDFELWYCPELVQIEGLDRLELLERLDILCCSSLRSLPDLSHLKKLEMNWQ; this is encoded by the exons ATGGAGAAACTTGAGGAAATTCATGGAAACAATTGCGTGGATCTAAAGATGATTCCTAGTGATATCGGGAGACTACCACTCTTGAAGATTTTGGCATTAACAGCAACTTTTGTGGAGAATGTACCAGAGCTTCCACAAAGTTTGATAAGTCTATGTTTGTCCTCAAGAGCCGTAGGAAAAGTTCCAGAGATCTACAATCGGGTGAACCTTCCGAGCTTAAGAAATCTGGAATTATGTTTCGGCAAAGACAATGATGAAACCTTTGTCTACTATGAATCAAAGCGACAACCCCACGCTTTCAGCTCATTGCGTATGAAACTTTTGAATATTACTAGCGTAACCTCATTTGGGGCTTGGTTTCATTGTGCAAGAGAACTTGAACTTATCCAGTGCGAGACCCTATGCCAGATTCAACATCTTCCCTCCAGTTTGAGGAAACTGAAAATTAGGGATTGCAGTCTTCTTGAAGTTGTCGACCTTTCCAACTTGGAGAATTTGTTGGAGCTAAGTCTATTAAATAATCAGAATTGTCATATTCAAGGGCTTGAAGGTTTAGCATCGTTGCAATGCTTAAAAGTGTACAACTGCAGGTCAAGCAAGTTCAACGGGCTTGAAAGACTGAAGAATCTACGGCTCTTGCTGCTTAAGATGTGTCCCTCTCTTCAAACATTGTCCAACTTATCTAACTTGAAAAATCTCAAGGAGTTCAAACTATGGGATTGTCCGAAACTGGTTGACATTGAAG TTGTCGACCTTTCCAACTTGGAGAATTTGTTGGAGCTAAGTCTAATCAACAATGAGATTTGTGATATTCAAGGGCTTAAAGGTTTAGCATTGTTGCAGTGCTTGAGAGTGGACAATTGCAAGTCAAGCAAGTTCAGCGGGCTTGAAAGACTGAAGAATCTAGAACTCTTGCAGCTTAGGATGTGTTGGTTCCTTCATACATTGCCCAACTTATCTAACTTAGAAAATCTCGAGGACTTCGAACTATGGTATTGTCCAGAACTGATTCAGATTGAAGGTCTTGACAGATTGGAATCACTAGAAAGGCTTGATATCCAATGTTGCAGTTCCTTGCGAAGCTTACATGATGTATCCCACTTGAGAAAGCAGAAGAAACTGCGCCAGATTCAGCAGCTTCCCTCTGGTTTGAGGGAACTCAAAATTAGTGAGTGCCATCTTCTTGAAGTTGTCGACCTTTCCAACTTGGAGAATTTGTTGGAGCTAAGTCTAATCAACAATGAGATTTGTGATATTCAAGGGCTTGAAGGTTTAGCATTGTTGCAGTGCTTGAGAGTGGACAATTGCAAGTCAAGCAAGTTCAGCGGGCTTGAAAGACTGAAGAATCTAGAACTCTTGCAGCTTAGGATGTGTTGGTTCCTTCAGACATTGCCCAACTTTTCTAACTTAGAAAATCTCGAGGACTTTGAACTATGGTATTGTCCGGAACTGGTTCAGATTGAAGGTCTTGACAGATTGGAATTACTAGAAAGGCTTGATATCCTATGCTGCAGTTCCTTGCGAAGCTTACCTGATCTATCCCACTTGAAGAAGCTGGAGATGAATTGGCAGTGA